From Myxococcaceae bacterium JPH2, the proteins below share one genomic window:
- a CDS encoding sigma-70 family RNA polymerase sigma factor, with product MGSSEGLAEHVRRAARGEASAFSELYRHTRPMVARLVAGFATLDPDEVEDIIQETYVRAFRALPRLKEVGAFEAWLLSIARNRARTRLERKAHARRVEDDAAEPGPESVPAMPEALQVERDIAVVRQLIDELPEGEEKKTVRLFYIEGELSAREIAEQLGVGKSAVTMRLERFRSRVKRELLRRVLAGRRE from the coding sequence GTGGGTTCCTCGGAGGGTCTGGCGGAACACGTGCGAAGGGCTGCCCGTGGGGAAGCGTCCGCCTTCAGCGAGTTGTACCGGCACACCCGGCCCATGGTGGCGCGGCTGGTGGCCGGCTTCGCCACCCTGGACCCGGACGAGGTGGAGGACATCATCCAGGAGACGTATGTCCGGGCCTTCCGGGCGCTGCCCCGGCTGAAGGAGGTGGGCGCCTTCGAGGCCTGGTTGTTGAGCATCGCGCGCAATCGCGCCCGCACCCGCCTGGAGCGCAAGGCCCACGCCCGACGGGTGGAGGACGATGCCGCGGAGCCGGGACCGGAGTCCGTGCCCGCCATGCCCGAGGCGCTCCAGGTGGAACGGGACATCGCGGTGGTGCGTCAGCTCATCGACGAGCTGCCCGAGGGCGAGGAGAAGAAGACGGTGCGGTTGTTCTACATCGAGGGCGAGCTGTCCGCGCGGGAGATCGCCGAGCAACTCGGCGTGGGCAAGAGCGCCGTGACGATGCGGCTGGAGCGCTTCCGCTCCCGCGTCAAGCGCGAGCTGCTGCGGCGCGTGCTCGCGGGCCGGAGGGAGTGA
- the serC gene encoding 3-phosphoserine/phosphohydroxythreonine transaminase: protein MRIINFNPGPAAMPLPALERARDELLDFQGSGMSIMEHSHRGKVYEAVHDEAISLLTQMLDIPATHQVVFLTGGAHQQFAQVPMNFLTPAAPSADYLVTGGWSEKALEEARYYGTPRVAVTTVGPDKRYTRVPTQAELRLDPGAAYVHFTSNNTLFGTQWHTFPEVGNVPLVADMCSDFLWRKFDVSRFALLYAGAQKNLGPSGVTVVVAAKDFMARGRQDIPKVFRYSVHAENNSLYNTPPTLAIYLARNVLGWIRDLGGLDAVERRNREKAALLYAALDKHAGFYRAPVERDSRSVMNAVFYLPTEALDATFAAEALKAGMAGLKGHRSVGGIRASLYNAVSVEDVRALVSFMDHFVKTHG, encoded by the coding sequence ATGCGCATCATCAACTTCAACCCCGGCCCCGCCGCCATGCCCCTGCCGGCGCTCGAGCGCGCCCGAGACGAGTTGCTCGATTTCCAGGGCTCCGGCATGTCCATCATGGAGCACAGCCACCGGGGCAAGGTCTACGAGGCGGTCCACGACGAGGCCATCTCCCTGCTGACCCAGATGCTGGACATCCCCGCGACCCACCAGGTCGTCTTCCTCACCGGGGGGGCCCACCAGCAGTTCGCGCAGGTGCCGATGAACTTCCTCACCCCGGCCGCGCCCAGCGCGGACTACCTGGTGACGGGCGGGTGGAGTGAGAAGGCCCTCGAGGAGGCGAGGTACTACGGGACGCCGCGCGTGGCCGTCACCACGGTGGGGCCGGACAAGCGCTACACCCGCGTGCCCACCCAGGCCGAGCTGCGGTTGGACCCCGGCGCGGCCTACGTCCACTTCACGTCCAACAACACGCTGTTCGGCACGCAGTGGCACACGTTCCCGGAGGTCGGGAACGTGCCGCTGGTGGCGGACATGTGCTCGGACTTCCTCTGGCGGAAGTTCGACGTGAGCCGCTTCGCGCTCCTGTACGCGGGCGCGCAGAAGAACCTGGGGCCCTCGGGCGTCACGGTGGTGGTCGCGGCCAAGGACTTCATGGCGCGGGGCCGCCAGGACATCCCCAAGGTGTTCCGCTACTCGGTCCACGCGGAGAACAACTCGCTGTACAACACGCCACCCACGCTGGCCATCTACCTGGCCCGCAACGTCCTCGGGTGGATCCGCGACCTGGGCGGGCTGGACGCGGTGGAGCGCCGCAACCGCGAGAAGGCCGCGCTCTTGTACGCCGCGCTGGACAAGCACGCGGGCTTCTACCGCGCCCCCGTGGAGCGCGACTCCCGCTCGGTGATGAACGCGGTGTTCTACCTGCCCACCGAGGCGCTCGACGCCACCTTCGCCGCCGAGGCGCTCAAGGCGGGCATGGCGGGCCTCAAGGGACACCGCAGCGTGGGCGGCATCCGGGCGTCGCTCTACAACGCGGTTTCGGTGGAGGACGTGCGCGCCCTGGTGTCCTTCATGGACCACTTCGTGAAGACTCACGGGTAG
- a CDS encoding chalcone isomerase family protein: MKKATLSALLLSLTLAVPALAKEVAGVSFPDTVQVDGKALKFNGAGLRKKMIFKVYTAGLYLETPSQDAAQVISSDQVKRVRMTMLRDLEKKTIVDAITDGFKKNAGAGFPALKARLDTFASAIPDLKKGDELILTYTPGRGTRVTSKSGQEIDVEGKDFADALFSVWLGKDPVDSSLKEGMLGKDD, translated from the coding sequence ATGAAGAAAGCGACCCTGTCCGCCCTGTTGCTGTCCCTGACGCTCGCGGTTCCCGCCCTGGCCAAGGAGGTCGCGGGGGTGAGCTTTCCCGACACCGTCCAGGTGGATGGCAAGGCCCTGAAGTTCAACGGCGCGGGGCTGCGCAAGAAGATGATCTTCAAGGTCTACACGGCGGGCCTCTACCTGGAGACCCCGTCCCAGGACGCCGCGCAGGTCATCAGCTCGGATCAGGTCAAGCGCGTGCGGATGACCATGCTGCGCGACCTGGAGAAGAAGACCATCGTCGACGCCATCACCGACGGCTTCAAGAAGAACGCGGGCGCGGGCTTCCCGGCCCTCAAGGCGCGGCTGGACACGTTCGCCTCGGCCATCCCCGACCTGAAGAAGGGCGATGAGCTCATCCTCACGTACACCCCCGGCCGCGGCACGCGCGTCACGAGCAAGTCGGGCCAGGAGATCGACGTCGAGGGCAAGGACTTCGCCGATGCCCTGTTCTCCGTGTGGCTGGGCAAGGATCCGGTGGACTCGAGCCTGAAGGAAGGGATGCTCGGCAAGGACGACTGA
- a CDS encoding M13 family metallopeptidase, with product MEIALKRLALLAASCVLGTACKTAEPAPEPPRATPVVTAPASPPAAEVAVADATRPVPPGLDLAVMDTSVNPCDDFYAYACGGWLKATEIPADRSRWSRGFETVAERNEQVLRDILTSAAATKSADRSTQMLGDYYGACMDEAALEQSMPALKTQLAKLSSLKSANDLAKTVAWLHARGVDALFRITSDQDLKDATLVIGVVDQGGLGLPDRDYYLKDDAKMKEARVAYQEHVKNVFLLLGDKPEMATRKAQGILAIETRLAGAALSKVDRRDPEKTYHRLERKGLQTTAPAFGWDVYFKQVGLPEGDALNVAHPPFFQTVSAMVREQRPGDWGPYLAYHFVDSVRDTLPKKLQEEFFRFESSVLTGAKEDIARWKKCVRATDAALPHVLAQPFIARTFGADGKATTSDMVGQIEKSFERNLDTLAWMDAETKAKALEKVQKITNKIGYPDVWRSYEGLKLDRASFLQSYLATEAFEQARQLRKAGKPVDRAEWLMSPPTVNAYYNPATNEIVFPAGILQPPFFNREASAPVNFGAMGMVVGHEITHGFDDEGRLFDADGNLKQWWTDASDKAFRERVACVQRQYDGYTAVDDVKVNGKLTLGENVADLGGLKLSFAAMQAYLAAHPEKATEAQAYRFSPAQQFFLGYAQSWCSKIRDAAARQRALTDSHSPAFWRVNGPVTNLQQFQQAFSCQAGAKMVAPAANRCEVW from the coding sequence CTGGAGATTGCTTTGAAGAGACTGGCACTGCTTGCCGCCTCCTGTGTTCTCGGCACCGCCTGCAAGACGGCGGAGCCCGCTCCCGAGCCCCCGCGCGCCACTCCGGTGGTCACCGCGCCGGCGTCCCCGCCCGCCGCCGAGGTCGCGGTGGCGGATGCGACCAGGCCGGTGCCTCCGGGCCTGGACCTGGCGGTGATGGACACGTCGGTGAACCCCTGTGACGACTTCTACGCCTACGCGTGCGGCGGCTGGCTGAAGGCGACGGAGATTCCGGCGGACCGCTCGCGCTGGTCGCGCGGCTTCGAGACCGTGGCCGAGCGCAACGAGCAGGTGCTGCGTGACATCCTCACCAGCGCCGCGGCCACCAAGTCCGCCGACCGCTCCACCCAGATGCTCGGGGACTACTACGGCGCCTGCATGGACGAGGCGGCGCTCGAGCAGTCCATGCCCGCGCTCAAGACGCAGCTCGCGAAGCTGTCGTCGCTCAAGAGCGCCAATGACCTGGCCAAGACGGTGGCGTGGCTGCACGCCCGCGGCGTGGACGCGCTCTTCCGGATCACCTCGGATCAGGACCTGAAGGACGCCACGCTCGTCATCGGAGTGGTGGACCAGGGCGGCCTCGGCCTGCCGGACCGGGACTACTACCTGAAGGACGACGCGAAGATGAAGGAGGCGCGCGTCGCCTATCAGGAGCACGTGAAGAACGTGTTCCTCTTGCTCGGGGACAAGCCGGAGATGGCCACGCGCAAGGCGCAGGGCATCCTGGCCATCGAGACCCGGCTCGCCGGCGCCGCGCTGTCCAAGGTGGATCGTCGCGACCCCGAGAAGACCTACCACCGGCTGGAGCGCAAGGGCCTGCAGACGACGGCGCCAGCCTTTGGCTGGGACGTGTACTTCAAGCAGGTGGGGCTGCCCGAGGGTGACGCGCTCAACGTGGCGCACCCGCCGTTCTTCCAGACGGTGTCCGCCATGGTGCGCGAGCAGCGCCCGGGCGACTGGGGTCCCTACCTCGCGTACCACTTCGTGGACTCCGTGCGAGACACGCTGCCCAAGAAGCTCCAGGAGGAGTTCTTCCGCTTCGAGTCCTCGGTGCTGACGGGCGCCAAGGAGGACATCGCGCGGTGGAAGAAGTGCGTGCGTGCCACGGACGCGGCGCTGCCGCACGTGCTGGCGCAGCCGTTCATCGCGCGCACGTTTGGCGCGGACGGCAAGGCCACCACCAGCGACATGGTGGGGCAGATCGAGAAGTCCTTCGAGCGCAACCTGGACACGCTCGCGTGGATGGACGCGGAGACGAAGGCCAAGGCGCTGGAGAAGGTCCAGAAGATCACCAACAAGATTGGCTACCCGGACGTGTGGCGCAGCTACGAGGGGCTGAAGCTGGACCGCGCCTCGTTCCTCCAGTCGTACCTGGCCACGGAGGCCTTCGAGCAGGCCCGTCAGCTTCGCAAGGCGGGCAAGCCGGTGGACCGCGCCGAGTGGCTGATGTCGCCGCCGACGGTGAACGCCTACTACAACCCGGCCACCAACGAGATTGTCTTCCCCGCGGGCATCCTCCAGCCGCCGTTCTTCAACCGCGAGGCCTCGGCCCCGGTGAACTTCGGCGCCATGGGCATGGTGGTGGGACACGAAATCACCCACGGGTTCGACGACGAGGGCCGCCTCTTCGACGCGGATGGCAACCTGAAGCAGTGGTGGACGGACGCCTCGGACAAGGCGTTCCGTGAGCGCGTGGCGTGCGTGCAGCGCCAGTACGACGGCTACACCGCCGTGGACGACGTGAAGGTGAACGGCAAGCTCACCCTGGGCGAGAACGTGGCGGACCTGGGCGGCCTCAAGCTGTCCTTCGCGGCCATGCAGGCGTACCTGGCGGCCCACCCGGAGAAGGCCACCGAGGCCCAGGCGTACCGCTTCAGCCCGGCGCAGCAGTTCTTCCTGGGCTACGCGCAGTCGTGGTGCTCGAAGATTCGCGACGCCGCCGCGCGTCAGCGGGCGCTGACGGACTCGCACTCGCCCGCGTTCTGGCGCGTCAACGGGCCGGTGACGAACCTCCAGCAGTTCCAGCAGGCCTTCTCGTGCCAGGCTGGCGCGAAGATGGTCGCCCCCGCTGCGAACCGCTGCGAGGTCTGGTAG
- a CDS encoding GlsB/YeaQ/YmgE family stress response membrane protein, with protein MGICSWLVLGGIAGWLASIIKGTNARMGLFANIFTGIVGAMVGGWVFNLIGGRGVTGFNLYSLGVATAGAVLLLTLLKAISK; from the coding sequence ATGGGAATCTGTTCGTGGCTGGTGCTGGGCGGTATCGCGGGGTGGCTGGCCAGCATCATCAAGGGCACCAACGCCCGGATGGGGCTGTTCGCCAACATCTTCACCGGCATCGTCGGCGCCATGGTCGGCGGCTGGGTGTTCAACCTCATCGGCGGCCGAGGCGTGACGGGTTTCAATCTCTACTCGCTGGGCGTCGCCACGGCGGGGGCCGTCCTCCTGTTGACGCTGTTGAAAGCCATCTCCAAGTAG
- a CDS encoding PA0069 family radical SAM protein: MKARPIDNPPNPWASTAVEYLDEIPPSRLEVWEDHSRSVLSHNDSPDVGFDWSANPYRGCLHACAYCYARPTHQYLDLGAGTDFETRIVVKPRAPELLREAFERPSWKGETVVFSGVTDCYQPLEASLRLTRQCLEVCAEYRNPVGIITKGVLIERDLDVLQQLAREARLWVSISLPFHQPELARAMEPYAASPQRRLVTIERLVQAGIDVAVSVAPIIPGLNDEDIARVLTAAREAGVTRAHYTLLRLPGPVKEVFEERLRAKLPLRADRVLHRIRETRGGELNDSRFRHRMRGEGLYAQSIDQLFQTTARRLGIRGSAITEAAPDTFRRPERKPPASPQLSLF, translated from the coding sequence GTGAAAGCCCGTCCCATCGACAACCCGCCCAACCCCTGGGCGAGCACCGCGGTGGAGTACCTCGACGAGATTCCTCCCTCACGGCTGGAGGTGTGGGAGGACCACAGTCGCTCCGTGCTGTCGCACAACGACAGCCCGGACGTCGGCTTCGACTGGAGCGCCAATCCCTATCGAGGTTGCCTCCATGCCTGCGCGTACTGCTACGCGCGCCCCACGCACCAGTACCTGGACCTGGGCGCGGGAACGGACTTCGAGACCCGCATCGTGGTGAAGCCTCGCGCGCCGGAGCTATTGCGCGAGGCGTTCGAGCGCCCGTCCTGGAAAGGCGAGACCGTCGTCTTCAGCGGTGTCACGGACTGCTATCAGCCGCTGGAGGCGTCCCTGCGACTCACCCGCCAGTGCCTGGAGGTCTGCGCCGAGTACCGCAACCCGGTGGGCATCATCACCAAGGGGGTGCTCATCGAGCGGGACCTGGACGTGCTCCAGCAGTTGGCGCGGGAGGCGCGACTCTGGGTCAGCATCAGCCTGCCCTTCCATCAACCGGAGCTGGCGCGCGCGATGGAGCCCTATGCGGCCTCGCCCCAGCGTCGGCTGGTCACCATCGAGCGGCTCGTCCAGGCGGGCATCGACGTGGCGGTCTCCGTGGCGCCCATCATCCCGGGCCTCAACGACGAGGACATCGCCCGCGTGCTCACCGCGGCGCGCGAGGCCGGCGTCACCCGGGCGCACTACACGCTCTTGCGGCTGCCCGGTCCCGTGAAGGAGGTCTTCGAGGAGCGGCTGCGCGCGAAGCTGCCGCTCCGGGCCGACCGTGTCTTGCACCGCATCCGCGAGACGCGCGGCGGCGAGCTGAATGACTCGCGCTTCCGGCATCGCATGCGCGGCGAGGGCCTCTACGCCCAGAGCATCGACCAGCTCTTCCAGACCACGGCGCGCCGGCTGGGCATCCGCGGGTCCGCCATCACCGAGGCGGCTCCGGACACCTTCCGGCGTCCGGAGCGCAAGCCTCCTGCCTCTCCGCAGCTCAGCCTGTTCTGA
- a CDS encoding ABC transporter substrate-binding protein translates to MRRWGWVCVLAATMVGCKKDEASVADAGVLETGPAQLSEQEPNERPEQALTLTRDSHVTAGLTAEPNKADEDWYRLAPSAPRIADVSVTGLPGGDITLEVYDRDRNRLASVNSEGDGKGERFPNLYVDGERWVRIAPSRKGVGGAYTLQVKFRAPNDGEEHEPNDRAVDAVALALGQPVTAFLGHAGDEDWYRVEIPGPPGATEAPPALDSGAAPATPDVAPTEAAPAPAAEGTFAGGEPPAPAPEATPAEDGGAAAADAGPAVEPEIPSVALKIELSAIEGVRPELSVLSAAEATLFSLRGKEGEALALRNIGVRATDRIVYVVVKSGWVGTGKEARRTFNAERPYTLTVSQEEAGAHAELEPNDELLKATPLGGSGYREGFLSPKGDVDNFVLRTREPVLAKVEVTGVDRLDLVLSMVEPPQGDGKAETVLLRANDGAVKEPERLNNVACQDTCYFRVEGASRKVDGKWVKDFENPDQPYRVTVTTVPDNGGEEREPNNTPDRAQDLTAGKAVRGTVYPVKDVDYFRLDLSDRPVRTSLKATLLGILKVDVGLYLHRVGSDGKLSLVQTADRAKGDQPEVIRYSAEPGVYVLEVRDAKNREANFQDSYQLTVEEAE, encoded by the coding sequence ATGCGACGTTGGGGCTGGGTCTGCGTGTTGGCCGCAACCATGGTCGGCTGCAAGAAGGACGAGGCATCCGTAGCCGACGCAGGAGTGCTGGAGACGGGCCCCGCGCAGCTCTCGGAGCAGGAGCCCAACGAGCGCCCGGAGCAGGCCCTCACCCTCACCCGCGACAGCCATGTGACGGCTGGCCTCACCGCCGAGCCCAACAAGGCCGACGAGGACTGGTACCGCCTGGCGCCCTCCGCGCCGCGCATCGCGGACGTGTCCGTGACGGGGCTGCCCGGCGGGGACATCACGCTGGAGGTCTACGACCGCGACCGCAACCGGCTCGCCAGCGTCAACAGCGAGGGCGACGGCAAGGGCGAGCGCTTCCCGAACCTCTATGTGGACGGCGAGCGCTGGGTGCGCATTGCCCCCTCGCGCAAGGGCGTGGGCGGGGCCTACACGCTTCAGGTGAAGTTCCGCGCGCCCAATGATGGCGAGGAGCACGAGCCCAACGACCGGGCCGTGGACGCGGTCGCCCTCGCGCTGGGCCAGCCGGTGACGGCCTTCCTCGGCCACGCGGGAGACGAAGACTGGTATCGCGTGGAGATTCCCGGGCCGCCCGGCGCCACCGAGGCGCCGCCCGCGCTCGACAGCGGCGCCGCGCCCGCAACGCCCGACGTCGCGCCCACCGAGGCCGCGCCGGCACCGGCTGCGGAAGGCACCTTCGCGGGAGGAGAGCCGCCCGCCCCCGCGCCCGAGGCAACGCCCGCCGAGGACGGTGGAGCCGCGGCAGCGGACGCGGGCCCGGCGGTGGAGCCGGAGATTCCGTCGGTCGCGCTGAAGATTGAACTGTCCGCCATCGAGGGCGTGCGCCCCGAGCTGTCGGTGCTCTCCGCGGCGGAGGCGACGCTGTTCAGCCTGCGCGGCAAGGAAGGCGAGGCGCTCGCGCTGCGCAACATCGGGGTGCGCGCCACGGACCGCATCGTCTACGTCGTGGTGAAGAGCGGCTGGGTCGGCACCGGCAAGGAGGCCCGCCGCACGTTCAACGCGGAGCGGCCCTATACGCTCACCGTCTCCCAGGAGGAGGCGGGCGCGCACGCGGAGCTGGAGCCCAACGACGAGCTGCTCAAGGCCACGCCGCTGGGTGGCTCGGGCTACCGCGAGGGCTTCCTGTCGCCCAAGGGTGACGTGGACAACTTCGTGCTCCGCACCCGCGAGCCCGTGCTCGCCAAGGTCGAGGTCACCGGCGTCGACCGACTGGACCTCGTGCTGTCCATGGTGGAGCCGCCCCAGGGTGACGGCAAGGCGGAGACGGTGCTGCTGCGCGCCAACGACGGCGCGGTGAAGGAGCCCGAGCGCCTCAACAACGTGGCCTGCCAGGACACCTGCTACTTCCGAGTGGAAGGCGCGTCGCGCAAGGTGGACGGCAAGTGGGTGAAGGACTTCGAGAATCCGGATCAGCCCTACCGCGTCACCGTCACCACGGTGCCGGACAACGGCGGCGAGGAGCGCGAGCCCAACAACACCCCGGACCGCGCGCAGGACCTCACGGCCGGCAAGGCCGTGCGCGGCACGGTGTATCCGGTGAAGGACGTGGACTACTTCCGACTGGACTTGTCGGACCGGCCGGTGCGCACGTCCCTGAAGGCCACGCTGCTGGGCATCCTCAAGGTGGACGTGGGCCTGTACCTGCACCGCGTGGGCTCGGACGGGAAGCTGTCACTCGTGCAGACGGCGGACCGCGCCAAGGGCGACCAGCCCGAGGTCATCCGCTACAGCGCCGAGCCGGGCGTCTACGTCCTGGAGGTCCGCGACGCGAAGAACCGCGAGGCCAACTTCCAGGACTCGTACCAGCTCACCGTCGAAGAGGCGGAGTAG
- a CDS encoding discoidin domain-containing protein, with amino-acid sequence MRSLPWVCLLLASPSLAAAPAPGYARAEDYLEREQHPERYAPANLLDGRDSTAWCSPAGTTAVPVVIGFKEPVTVEEVRVYTGDGTTREAFKAHARAKKLVLTTTEDSRGLTVEDKRGLQPVPLNPPLVGSRFTLEVADRFRGAEDGAPVCVTDLVLYSGGKPLNGTFLASRLKYDPAVTPFLGTWFGGMEGAPERFLSFFADGTWRFSLEPLEGGEHTVVTGTYTASGGRLTLDVPKKGKVVVRLERVGPRDEANTGGRIELDGALPEEWGRAFRHQP; translated from the coding sequence ATGCGAAGCCTCCCCTGGGTCTGCCTGCTGCTCGCCTCCCCCTCGCTCGCCGCAGCGCCCGCGCCGGGGTATGCGCGGGCAGAGGACTACCTGGAGCGGGAGCAGCACCCCGAGCGCTACGCCCCCGCCAACCTGCTGGATGGGCGGGACAGCACCGCATGGTGCTCGCCCGCTGGGACCACGGCTGTCCCGGTCGTCATCGGCTTCAAGGAGCCCGTCACCGTGGAAGAGGTGCGCGTGTACACGGGCGACGGCACGACTCGCGAGGCCTTCAAGGCCCACGCCCGCGCGAAGAAGCTCGTGCTCACCACGACGGAGGACTCGCGCGGCCTCACCGTGGAGGACAAGCGCGGGCTCCAGCCCGTTCCCCTCAACCCGCCGCTCGTCGGCTCTCGCTTCACCCTGGAGGTGGCGGATCGCTTCCGAGGCGCGGAGGACGGCGCGCCCGTCTGCGTGACGGACCTGGTGCTCTACTCCGGCGGCAAGCCGCTGAATGGCACCTTCCTGGCGTCGCGCCTCAAGTACGACCCGGCCGTGACGCCGTTCCTGGGCACGTGGTTTGGAGGCATGGAGGGCGCGCCCGAGCGCTTCCTGTCCTTCTTCGCGGATGGCACCTGGCGCTTCTCGCTGGAGCCCCTGGAGGGCGGCGAGCACACCGTGGTGACAGGGACCTACACCGCCTCGGGCGGACGGCTGACGCTCGACGTGCCCAAGAAGGGCAAGGTCGTGGTGCGTCTGGAGCGGGTGGGGCCTCGGGACGAGGCCAACACGGGGGGGCGGATCGAACTGGATGGCGCGCTCCCCGAGGAGTGGGGGCGCGCCTTCCGCCATCAGCCCTGA
- a CDS encoding zf-TFIIB domain-containing protein, producing MNCPGCNVEMADLEGDDQTLRKCGECGGLWIDVADLNRVLLHNNLPGLESQGGKMDAEALTGQCPECQVDLVRVDGGDRQHPLHYDTCESCGGIFLESEFQDAQDIQVAMQEIVEFFRHFGAKKKLAAL from the coding sequence ATGAATTGCCCCGGTTGCAACGTCGAGATGGCCGATCTCGAGGGGGACGATCAGACGTTGCGGAAGTGTGGAGAGTGCGGCGGGCTCTGGATTGACGTCGCGGACCTGAACCGGGTCCTGCTCCACAACAACCTCCCCGGGCTGGAGAGCCAGGGCGGCAAGATGGACGCCGAGGCCCTCACGGGCCAGTGCCCCGAGTGCCAGGTCGATCTGGTGCGTGTGGATGGAGGGGACCGGCAGCACCCCCTGCACTACGACACCTGCGAGTCCTGCGGCGGCATCTTCCTGGAGTCCGAGTTCCAAGACGCGCAGGACATCCAGGTGGCGATGCAGGAGATCGTCGAGTTCTTCCGGCACTTCGGTGCCAAGAAGAAGCTGGCGGCCCTGTAG
- the murA gene encoding UDP-N-acetylglucosamine 1-carboxyvinyltransferase gives MDMIIVKGGQPLHGEVAASGAKNAALPILASALLADGTHTFRNVPDLADVATMLEVLRTMGCEAARLTGRKKDVCEVAVTGPITPEAPYELVKTMRASVLVLGPLVARFGRARVSMPGGCAIGARPIDQHLKGLKALGAEIHLTEGYVEARAKQLRGGTVNFDVITVTGTENVMMAAALAKGHTVMENCAREPEVEELARVLNKMGARIEGAGTSVITIEGVDSLKPVDHAILPDRIEAGTLLVAAAISGGNVLVKHAQAEHLEAVVDKLREAGCTITVEAGGLRCKAPRTPTAVNITTTEHPGFPTDMQAQLMALMSVSNGTSVISENIFENRFMHVPELHRLGADITIQGHTAVVKGVKGLSGAQVMATDLRASASLILAGLRAEGRTEVSRVYHLDRGYERLERKLRSLGADIRRVKARG, from the coding sequence ATGGACATGATCATCGTGAAGGGCGGGCAGCCGCTGCATGGCGAAGTGGCGGCCTCGGGCGCGAAGAACGCGGCGCTCCCCATCCTCGCCTCCGCGCTGCTCGCGGACGGCACGCACACCTTCCGCAACGTCCCGGACCTGGCGGACGTGGCCACCATGCTCGAGGTGCTGCGCACCATGGGCTGCGAGGCCGCGCGGCTCACCGGCCGCAAGAAGGACGTGTGCGAGGTCGCCGTCACGGGGCCCATCACCCCCGAGGCCCCGTACGAGCTCGTGAAGACGATGCGGGCGAGCGTCCTGGTGCTCGGGCCGCTGGTGGCGCGCTTCGGGCGGGCGCGGGTGTCCATGCCGGGCGGGTGCGCCATTGGCGCGCGGCCCATCGATCAGCACCTCAAGGGGCTCAAGGCGCTGGGCGCGGAGATCCACCTGACGGAGGGCTACGTCGAGGCGCGGGCGAAGCAGCTGCGCGGCGGCACGGTCAACTTCGACGTCATCACCGTGACGGGCACCGAGAACGTGATGATGGCGGCGGCGCTGGCCAAGGGCCACACCGTCATGGAGAACTGCGCGCGCGAGCCCGAGGTGGAGGAGCTGGCGCGGGTGCTCAACAAGATGGGCGCGCGCATCGAGGGCGCGGGCACGTCCGTCATCACGATTGAAGGCGTGGACAGCCTCAAGCCCGTGGACCACGCCATCCTCCCGGACCGCATCGAGGCGGGCACGCTGCTCGTGGCGGCCGCCATCAGCGGCGGCAACGTGCTGGTGAAGCACGCCCAGGCCGAGCACCTGGAGGCCGTGGTGGACAAGCTGCGCGAGGCCGGCTGCACGATCACCGTCGAGGCGGGCGGCCTCAGGTGCAAGGCCCCTCGCACGCCCACCGCGGTGAACATCACGACCACCGAGCATCCAGGCTTCCCCACGGACATGCAGGCGCAGCTCATGGCGCTGATGTCGGTGAGCAACGGGACGTCGGTCATCTCGGAGAACATCTTCGAGAACCGCTTCATGCACGTGCCGGAGCTGCACCGGCTGGGCGCGGACATCACCATCCAGGGGCACACCGCGGTGGTGAAGGGTGTGAAGGGCCTCAGTGGCGCGCAGGTGATGGCCACGGACCTGCGCGCGAGCGCGTCCCTCATCCTCGCCGGCCTGAGGGCCGAGGGACGGACCGAGGTCAGCCGCGTCTACCACCTCGACCGAGGCTACGAGCGGCTGGAGCGCAAGCTGCGCAGCCTGGGCGCGGACATCCGCCGGGTGAAGGCCCGGGGCTGA